A single window of Zea mays cultivar B73 chromosome 10, Zm-B73-REFERENCE-NAM-5.0, whole genome shotgun sequence DNA harbors:
- the LOC103640739 gene encoding uncharacterized protein isoform X2, with protein sequence MRPDRRNEAVAFAAKNTKRKRRSSPNESKDLLLVVSEEAASGSGGSAGTSLETNGEDVATDDEVSGAPRSAVLQACALTSGLLLAGGLLLREASHLASINGWPIADPTDVSFSFETWHLELVAGLVIVISSARYILLQTWPDFRDSSESANRQILASLEPLDYIVVACLPGISEELLFRGAMMPTLGLNWISALIIGTVFGVLHLGNGRKYSFAIWATFVGFAYGMGTIASSSIVVPIASHSINNIIGGLLWRLTKNSQK encoded by the exons ATGCGGCCTGACCGACGTAAC GAGGCCGTAGCATTTGCGGCGAAGAACACAAAGAGGAAACGGAGAAGTTCTCCGAACGAGTCGAAGGATTTGCTGTTGGTGGTAAGTGAGGAAGCTGCTTCGGGCAGTGGAGGAAGTGCTGGCACAAGCCTCGAGACCAACGGCGAGGATGTTGCTACTGACGATGAGGTTTCAGGTGCTCCGAGGAGTGCTGTTCTTCAGGCTTGCGCTCTCACGTCAGGCTTGCTGCTTGCCGGAGGGCTTCTGCTTCGCGAG GCATCACACCTAGCATCAATAAATGGATGGCCAATTGCTGACCCTACAGATGTGTCAT TCAGTTTTGAAACTTGGCATCTTGAGTTGGTTGCGGGACTTGTCATAGTAATCTCCTCTGCCCGGTACATCCTGCTACAAACATGGCCAGATTTCAGAGATTCCAGTGAATCTGCAAATAGACAA ATCCTTGCATCGCTAGAGCCTCTGGACTACATTGTCGTTGCTTGTCTCCCGGGGATAAGTGAG GAGTTGCTGTTTCGAGGGGCGATGATGCCTACCTTGGGATTGAACTGGATTAGCGCCCTTATTATTGGAACCGTTTTTGGTGTTCTTCACTTGGGCAATGGCAGGAAATATTCGTTTGCAATCTG GGCAACATTTGTTGGCTTTGCCTATGGTATGGGAACCATAGCTTCCTCGAGCATTGTAGTTCCAATAGCTTCTCACTCCATAAACAATATTATCGGAGGTTTACTTTGGCGCCTTACCAAGAACTCGCAAAAGTAG
- the LOC103640739 gene encoding uncharacterized protein isoform X1, translated as MTLAMSALACHRPLPFKSWKRKLRTSVATWKHMRPDRRNEAVAFAAKNTKRKRRSSPNESKDLLLVVSEEAASGSGGSAGTSLETNGEDVATDDEVSGAPRSAVLQACALTSGLLLAGGLLLREASHLASINGWPIADPTDVSFSFETWHLELVAGLVIVISSARYILLQTWPDFRDSSESANRQILASLEPLDYIVVACLPGISEELLFRGAMMPTLGLNWISALIIGTVFGVLHLGNGRKYSFAIWATFVGFAYGMGTIASSSIVVPIASHSINNIIGGLLWRLTKNSQK; from the exons ATGACGCTCGCGATGAGCGCACTCGCCTGCCACCGCCCACTCCCCTTCAAAA GTTGGAAACGGAAACTGCGAACCTCGGTTGCTACATGGAAACATATGCGGCCTGACCGACGTAAC GAGGCCGTAGCATTTGCGGCGAAGAACACAAAGAGGAAACGGAGAAGTTCTCCGAACGAGTCGAAGGATTTGCTGTTGGTGGTAAGTGAGGAAGCTGCTTCGGGCAGTGGAGGAAGTGCTGGCACAAGCCTCGAGACCAACGGCGAGGATGTTGCTACTGACGATGAGGTTTCAGGTGCTCCGAGGAGTGCTGTTCTTCAGGCTTGCGCTCTCACGTCAGGCTTGCTGCTTGCCGGAGGGCTTCTGCTTCGCGAG GCATCACACCTAGCATCAATAAATGGATGGCCAATTGCTGACCCTACAGATGTGTCAT TCAGTTTTGAAACTTGGCATCTTGAGTTGGTTGCGGGACTTGTCATAGTAATCTCCTCTGCCCGGTACATCCTGCTACAAACATGGCCAGATTTCAGAGATTCCAGTGAATCTGCAAATAGACAA ATCCTTGCATCGCTAGAGCCTCTGGACTACATTGTCGTTGCTTGTCTCCCGGGGATAAGTGAG GAGTTGCTGTTTCGAGGGGCGATGATGCCTACCTTGGGATTGAACTGGATTAGCGCCCTTATTATTGGAACCGTTTTTGGTGTTCTTCACTTGGGCAATGGCAGGAAATATTCGTTTGCAATCTG GGCAACATTTGTTGGCTTTGCCTATGGTATGGGAACCATAGCTTCCTCGAGCATTGTAGTTCCAATAGCTTCTCACTCCATAAACAATATTATCGGAGGTTTACTTTGGCGCCTTACCAAGAACTCGCAAAAGTAG
- the LOC103640739 gene encoding uncharacterized protein isoform X3, with translation MTLAMSALACHRPLPFKIFRPFACCMRGLVNRDVQPAHCCPLMKCRGWKRKLRTSVATWKHMRPDRRNEAVAFAAKNTKRKRRSSPNESKDLLLVVSEEAASGSGGSAGTSLETNGEDVATDDEVSGAPRSAVLQACALTSGLLLAGGLLLREASHLASINGWPIADPTDVSFSFETWHLELVAGLVIVISSARYILLQTWPDFRDSSESANRQILASLEPLDYIVVACLPGISEELLFRGAMMPTLGLNWISALIIGTVFGVLHLGNGRKYSFAIWATFVGFAYGMGTIASSSIVVPIASHSINNIIGGLLWRLTKNSQK, from the exons ATGACGCTCGCGATGAGCGCACTCGCCTGCCACCGCCCACTCCCCTTCAAAA TTTTCCGGCCCTTCGCCTGTTGTATGCGTGGTCTCGTGAATCGTGATGTCCAGCCAGCCCATTGCTGTCCTCTAATGAAATGCAGAG GTTGGAAACGGAAACTGCGAACCTCGGTTGCTACATGGAAACATATGCGGCCTGACCGACGTAAC GAGGCCGTAGCATTTGCGGCGAAGAACACAAAGAGGAAACGGAGAAGTTCTCCGAACGAGTCGAAGGATTTGCTGTTGGTGGTAAGTGAGGAAGCTGCTTCGGGCAGTGGAGGAAGTGCTGGCACAAGCCTCGAGACCAACGGCGAGGATGTTGCTACTGACGATGAGGTTTCAGGTGCTCCGAGGAGTGCTGTTCTTCAGGCTTGCGCTCTCACGTCAGGCTTGCTGCTTGCCGGAGGGCTTCTGCTTCGCGAG GCATCACACCTAGCATCAATAAATGGATGGCCAATTGCTGACCCTACAGATGTGTCAT TCAGTTTTGAAACTTGGCATCTTGAGTTGGTTGCGGGACTTGTCATAGTAATCTCCTCTGCCCGGTACATCCTGCTACAAACATGGCCAGATTTCAGAGATTCCAGTGAATCTGCAAATAGACAA ATCCTTGCATCGCTAGAGCCTCTGGACTACATTGTCGTTGCTTGTCTCCCGGGGATAAGTGAG GAGTTGCTGTTTCGAGGGGCGATGATGCCTACCTTGGGATTGAACTGGATTAGCGCCCTTATTATTGGAACCGTTTTTGGTGTTCTTCACTTGGGCAATGGCAGGAAATATTCGTTTGCAATCTG GGCAACATTTGTTGGCTTTGCCTATGGTATGGGAACCATAGCTTCCTCGAGCATTGTAGTTCCAATAGCTTCTCACTCCATAAACAATATTATCGGAGGTTTACTTTGGCGCCTTACCAAGAACTCGCAAAAGTAG